A stretch of DNA from Candidatus Nanoarchaeia archaeon:
TGCGTGAGGCATCTTCCTGGGGAAAGGTGGACACCAGCTACGAGCAGATGGTCTATGCTGAGGCTACTTCTGTCCTACCTCTCATCATCAGCGCATGTTACCATAAAGGGCTGTGGAAGAAAAGGAAGAGAAGGGAGTGGCTGGGGATTTTTGGAGCATAGGCCAACATTCATAGGTCAACCTTCGGGTTATGAATCCTGTTTGGGTCTGAATAGTGTTTGATTCTGAATAGTGCTGCAGAAGGACGAGCTACATGATTGCTGTTGCTATGTACTCTGCGCTTTCCGGAAAAAGAGTTACCAAGCCGAGCAGCAATGAAGCGACGATGATGATGCCAATAAATGCCCAGGCGGCAATGTTCAGCCAGGCTGGATTCACATGCTGGCCCATCAGGCTCCTGTTGTTTACGAGGAGGAGCATCGCAACAAGCACCAGCGGCAGCAGAACGCCATTCACAGCCTGAGAGATAACCATGAGTTGTATCAAGTGAATATTAGGGATCAGGACGAATGCTGCTCCAATCAGTATCATTATCGTGAAAAAGCTGTAGAAGAAAGGGGCATCGCGGATCTTTTTATTGAGCCCGGACTCCCAACCAAATGCCTCGCAGACATAGTAGGTTGTTGAGAGGGGAAGGACGACGGCGGCAAACATTGCTGCATTGAAAAGGCCAAAGGCGAAGAGCCAGGCAGCATACTGGCCTGCAATTGGTGCAAGGCTCAAAGCAACATCAGATGCTGTCTCAACAGGGATACCCGCCTTAAATAATGTTGCTGCACACACGACAACAATAAAAAAAGCAGTAATATCTGTGATTATGGAGCCGATGATCACATCCCAGCGGGAATAGCGGTACTTCCGCATATCAATTCCCTTTTCAACGATGGAGCTTTGCAGGTAGAACTGCATCCATGGAGCTATTGTTGTTCCAACCAGGGCAATGAACATCAGGAGATAAGGGGCGGTGATAGTGATTTTTGGAACCACTGCGGCCTTTGCGACTTCAGGCCAGATTGGATGGGCGAGAAACGCAGCGAAGTAGTATACGATATAAAAGGTGCATGCAACAAGAAACACCTTCTCGACCTTGTTGTAGTTTCCTTTTGTCACAAGCAGCCAGACTGCCAATGCTGCAAGGGGGACTGAGATAAACCTGCTGACACCGACAATCTCTGTGGCAGCAGCAATTCCGGCAAACTCAGCAATTGTGTTCGCGATATTTGTGATGACCAGGCCTGCCATGATGAGGAGCGTTATCCTCACCCCATAGGTTTCGCGGATAAGCTGGGCAAGACCTCTGCCCGTCACTGCGCCCATCCTTGCAGCCATCTCCTGGATAAAGATAAGCGCTATGGTCAGCGGGACCAGCAGCCAGAGGAATCCATATCCGAAGCGCGCTCCTGCAAGGGAATACGTTGTAATCCCTGATGCGTCATTTCCGACATTTGCGGTGATAATGCCAGGGCCAAGGATAGACAAGAACAGCAGGATAGATTTCCAGCTGATCCTAGACCTGCTCGGCATCCTGCTTGGCTGGGACATAGACACGCTCCTTGAGGAGATCTTCAACATTGATAACTCCAATGATGCGGTGCTTCCTGTCAACGACAGGAATAGAGGTGAGATCATACTTTGCCATCATGCTGTACACCACGTTCTTGTGGGCTGATTTCCTGACGTAGACCAGCTTCTTTTTGAGGAGTTTCGAAGCAGGATCGCCTGAAGGGCTTATGAGGAGGTTTCTCAGCGAAATGGTTCCGACCAGGGTTAAGTCGTGCTTCACCACATAGACTGCATGCAGCACTCGCGGCGGGTCGCTTGCCTGAATCTTCCGGATTATCTCCCGGGCTGAGTCCTGCGGCAAAACAGTAATAAATTTCCTTGTCATAAAGCGGCCTGCACTCTCCTTATTGCAGGACATCAGCAGCTGGAAGTGCCTTGCCTCTGCAGGGCCCATCAGGACCAGCAGCTCCCGGCGTTTTGCCTCAGGCAGGCTCAGCAGGATATCAGCAACATTGCCTTCGTACATGAGGGTGAAGATGTGCACCAGCCGCCTTTGGGGAATCTCCGAAACCAGCGACATCCTCACTTCAGCATCAGCTTCATCAAGGATTCTGGATGCATAGCGGTTACTCAGGTTCCTGAACAGGCTCAGCCGCTGCTCTCTTGCCAATTTCTCAAGGAGATCTGCAAAATCAGCAGGATGGATATCGCCGAGCCGCGATTCTGATATCTTGAGCTTGATGTCGCGGAATTTGCCTTCCAGCGGCTCCACGTATGCCCACGGAACAAGATTTTCCTTCATGCTCCAGCCGTCGGTGTTCAGGCCTATCCGCCTGAGCAGACCCTTCAGCCCAATGCTGATGCTCGCCAGAAAGAGGGTGTTGTGGATCGGAATAAATGCAACATCATTTGCGCGGATAATCTTGATCCCATTCGTATCCACAAGCTGCTGGTCCAGAATCTTATCGCCAACAAACACGCAGTTCCTTGGCAGTTGGGACAGAGGGAGCGGGGCATGGAC
This window harbors:
- a CDS encoding deoxyhypusine synthase family protein codes for the protein REASSWGKVDTSYEQMVYAEATSVLPLIISACYHKGLWKKRKRREWLGIFGA
- a CDS encoding divalent metal cation transporter; translated protein: MSQPSRMPSRSRISWKSILLFLSILGPGIITANVGNDASGITTYSLAGARFGYGFLWLLVPLTIALIFIQEMAARMGAVTGRGLAQLIRETYGVRITLLIMAGLVITNIANTIAEFAGIAAATEIVGVSRFISVPLAALAVWLLVTKGNYNKVEKVFLVACTFYIVYYFAAFLAHPIWPEVAKAAVVPKITITAPYLLMFIALVGTTIAPWMQFYLQSSIVEKGIDMRKYRYSRWDVIIGSIITDITAFFIVVVCAATLFKAGIPVETASDVALSLAPIAGQYAAWLFAFGLFNAAMFAAVVLPLSTTYYVCEAFGWESGLNKKIRDAPFFYSFFTIMILIGAAFVLIPNIHLIQLMVISQAVNGVLLPLVLVAMLLLVNNRSLMGQHVNPAWLNIAAWAFIGIIIVASLLLGLVTLFPESAEYIATAIM
- a CDS encoding CBS domain-containing protein, with amino-acid sequence MAGKDHVRQIRRMLEDIEDTEKASHVLYLSSILGTRVFDERARHLGRIKDIAIDPVGGFPKAVAVIVKKWFLRRRTLSWEGFDLGEFPQRLVVHAPLPLSQLPRNCVFVGDKILDQQLVDTNGIKIIRANDVAFIPIHNTLFLASISIGLKGLLRRIGLNTDGWSMKENLVPWAYVEPLEGKFRDIKLKISESRLGDIHPADFADLLEKLAREQRLSLFRNLSNRYASRILDEADAEVRMSLVSEIPQRRLVHIFTLMYEGNVADILLSLPEAKRRELLVLMGPAEARHFQLLMSCNKESAGRFMTRKFITVLPQDSAREIIRKIQASDPPRVLHAVYVVKHDLTLVGTISLRNLLISPSGDPASKLLKKKLVYVRKSAHKNVVYSMMAKYDLTSIPVVDRKHRIIGVINVEDLLKERVYVPAKQDAEQV